The following proteins come from a genomic window of Nothobranchius furzeri strain GRZ-AD chromosome 1, NfurGRZ-RIMD1, whole genome shotgun sequence:
- the LOC107377296 gene encoding sodium channel and clathrin linker 1 isoform X5 codes for MKHQCLLEFFCIHMNFIPTWRKGYTSRMSSTEETISVKELQERIAELDYNQNQLRELNDEMRSWLDVADDDIASLRSENTTLRKQVKELEKVIFEAQQVEAEPCEFLTARDLAEKRFSVKEIQDLERKSNTTKEENKMLTVLKDLQIKHLEETMEEYTDIIKDLRTTKQELSKQLEDRLDEASFPVLAEVMGEDEGLVSSHLSLAEEIQLLVSSAEMNPSRSSFTDLTLVASDEEEKNGVLLDSPKADLSTEREEGLADASKTNIHGSSLFKLCIFTLSFLVSAVLGCVAGNLFSSNILQSGSQLMLEPYISVQYNALPPV; via the exons ATGAAACATCAATgccttttagagtttttttgtatTCATATGAACTTTATCCCTACTTGGAGAAAG GGGTACACCAGCAGGATGAGTTCCACAGAGGAAACTAT ATCAGTAAAGGAGCTGCAGGAGAGAATAGCAGAGTTGGACTACAATCAGAATCAGCTGAGGGAACTGAATGATGAGATGAGGTCCTGGCTGGATGTTGCTGATGATGACATAGCATCACTCCGCTCTGAGAACACCACACTCAGAAAACAAGTGAAAGA GCTGGAGAAAGTCATTTTTGAAGCACAGCAGGTTGAAGCAGAGCCCTGTGAGTTCCTGACGGCTAGAGACCTAGCTGAAAAAAGATTCAGTGTAAAAGAGATCCAAGATTTG GAAAGGAAATCAAACACCACGAAAGAAGAAAATAAGATGCTAACAGTCCTG AAAGACCTGCAGATAAAGCATCTGGAGGAAACCATGGAGGAATATACTGACATCATCAAG GATCTCAGAACGACGAAGCAGGAGCTGAGCAAGCAGCTGGAGGACAGACTGGACGAGGCCTCGTT CCCTGTTCTGGCTGAGGTGATGGGAGAAGACGAGGGGTTAGTCAGTTCTCATCTGTCCTTGGCAGAAGAAATCCAGCTGCTGGTCTCATCTGCTGAGATGAACCCCAGCAGGTCCAGCTTCACAGATCTCACTCTGGTGGCTTCTGATGAGGAG GAGAAGAACGGAGTTCTGCTGGATTCTCCCAAAGCTGACCTCAGTACTGAAAG AGAGGAAGGACTTGCTGACGCCTCGAAGACCAACATCCACGGATCAAGTCTGTTCAAGCTGTGCATCTTCACTCTTTCCTTTTTGGTCTCTGCGGTTTTGGGATGCGTCGCAGGAAACTTGTTTTCCAGTAACATTTTGCAGAGTGGTTCCCAGCTCATGTTAGAGCCCTACATCAGCGTCCAGTACAACGCCTTACCTCCCGTTTGA
- the LOC107377260 gene encoding dentin sialophosphoprotein has protein sequence MAAPTENLLSLGFRTRTRENTLTKQREYCLKESRAMLLQQRLQELKDREHQAQRHNKQLLQQFEKAQDTLEEMLTRNAAMKTIRMEYERYLEENSPRWQQQLQEAAQQKKMEDCSRVYQQKSEENEVLTSTVDAPKLSHDPSMQNQKCVPSHENSDYPQSSFSHHPFSQLTSTQTHTGRFPGFLTALHRTHSPLFFPPPNFLLPHSFLLQHPTSSLGHQRWSKQEASGWDPGSSGSVGRFHTENPPPSSFSVGEGNETSGATNTSKKKDGGLSPGLDVKPVRLSSSHEQSSGSSRGSPLAGRDKRKRKKKRGRGQQSSPDSQKSYGTSNKIIVASLAADQSSERNSSSVGSDRSNSSTEREAPVGSPLPEGETENRREDDGESQHSDEEESSLSKKMENQSHDDKSLSCRAEESGGDVENKSRAEEEIVSQEGSSDEERDEEEETKDLEAGDEENSWKSQEQVGDAEGDDEVSTGIKTTEDVEHQEDEQLNNKDTKIRTESSASSQDEEEDGSEDDEESNKEDRNDEAEDSCDSDEIISPQEKRSEQMQTIPEDDEDEVKTQSSDESTDDAIENLLAPPGAGKVEEDERSDQEPTAACHNMNIFQVTDTSKVDHIGDSDEFDHFYD, from the exons ATGGCTGCACCAACAGAGAATTTACTGTCCCTTGGGTTTCGAACCAGAACCAGGGAAAATACTTTAACAAAGCAGAGGGAGTACTGTTTAAAGGAAAG TAGAGCGATGCTCCTTCAGCAGCGTTTACAGGAACTGAAGGACAGAGAGCACCAGGCTCAAAGGCACAACAAGCAGCTGCTGCAGCAGTTTGAGAAGgctcaggacacactggaggagaTGTTGACCCGTAATGCTGCCATGAAAACTATTCGG ATGGAATATGAGAGATACTTAGAGGAGAACTCTCCCCGCTGGCAGCAGCAGCTACAAGAGGCAGCTCAGCAGAAG AAGATGGAAGATTGTTCCAGGGTATATCAACAGAAATCAGAAGAAAACGAAGTGTTGACATCCACAGTAGATGCACCTAAGCTGTCACATG ATCCTTCAATGCAAAATCAAAAATGTGTTCCTTCCCATGAAAACTCAGATTACCCACAAAGTAGCTTCTCCCACCATCCCTTCTCCCAGCTGACCTCCACTCAGACCCACACAGGCAGGTTTCCAGGATTCCTCACAGCTCTTCATCGCACCCACAGCCCCCTTTTCTTCCCTCCACCCAACTTCCTACTCCCTCACTCGTTTTTACTCCAACACCCAACCTCCTCGCTGGGtcatcagcggtggtccaagcagGAGGCATCAGGCTGGGACCCCGGCTCTTCGGGATCTGTGGGCCGATTCCACACAGAAAACCCCCCTCCATCAAGTTTTTCTGTTGGGGAAGGAAATGAGACAAGTGGAGCAACGAACACCAGTAAGAAGAAAGATGGTGGTTTGTCTCCTGGTCTGGACGTTAAACCAG TTCGTCTGTCCAGCAGTCATGAACAGAGCAGTGGGAGCAGCAGAGGTTCCCCTCTGGCTGGCAGAgacaagaggaagaggaagaagaagagaggaaGAGGGCAGCAATCATCACCAGACTCTCAGAA GTCGTACGGGACTTCCAATAAAATCATCGTTGCCTCGTTGGCAGCAGATCAGAGCTCAGAAAGAAATTCCTCATCTGTGGGCAGCGACAGAAGCAACAGCAGCACCGAGAGAGAAGCTCCTGTTGGATCTCCTCTACCTGAAGGAGAAACAGAGAACAGGAGAGAGGATGATGGGGAGAGCCAGCACTCGGATGAGGAGGAGAGTAGTTTGagtaaaaagatggagaatcaaagtCATGATGACAAATCACTGAGCTGTAGAGCAGAGGAATCAGGAGGAGACGTGGAAAATAAAAGTAGAGCTGAAGAGGAAATAGTTAGTCAGGAGGGAAGCAGTGATGAAGagagggatgaggaggaggaaacaaAAGATTTGGAAGCTGGAGACGaggaaaacagctggaaaagtcagGAGCAAGTCGGTGATGCAGAGGGAGATGACGAGGTTTCTACAGGAATTAAGACAACAGAAGACGTGGAGCATCAGGAAGATGAACAGTTAAATAACAAAGATACTAAAATCAGAACGGAGAGTTCTGCCTCCTCACAGGATGAAGAGGAGGATGGAAGCGAAGACGATGAGGAGTCAAATAAGGAGGACAGGAATGATGAAGCAGAAGATAGCTGCGATTCGGATGAAATAATTTCTCCACAAGAAAAAAG GTCTGAACAGATGCAGACGATTcctgaggatgatgaagatgaagttaAGACACAATCTTCTGATGAATCCACCGATGATGCCATCGAGAATCTCCTCGCACCCCCAGGAGCAGGGAAAGT AGAAGAGGATGAGCGCTCCGACCAAGAGCCCACAG CTGCTTGTCACAACATGAACATCTTCCAAGTGACGGACACGTCAAAGGTGGATCATATCGGTGACTCGGACGAGTTTGATCACTTCTATGACTAA
- the LOC107377296 gene encoding myosin heavy chain, embryonic smooth muscle isoform isoform X2, with protein MKHQCLLEFFCIHMNFIPTWRKGYTSRMSSTEETISVKELQERIAELDYNQNQLRELNDEMRSWLDVADDDIASLRSENTTLRKQVKELEKVIFEAQQVEAEPCEFLTARDLAEKRFSVKEIQDLERKSNTTKEENKMLTVLVRNLEEEREEDKMTLSNLRASFQSMQKDLQIKHLEETMEEYTDIIKDLRTTKQELSKQLEDRLDEASFPVLAEVMGEDEGLVSSHLSLAEEIQLLVSSAEMNPSRSSFTDLTLVASDEEEKNGVLLDSPKADLSTEREEGLADASKTNIHGSSLFKLCIFTLSFLVSAVLGCVAGNLFSSNILQSGSQLMLEPYISVQYNALPPV; from the exons ATGAAACATCAATgccttttagagtttttttgtatTCATATGAACTTTATCCCTACTTGGAGAAAG GGGTACACCAGCAGGATGAGTTCCACAGAGGAAACTAT ATCAGTAAAGGAGCTGCAGGAGAGAATAGCAGAGTTGGACTACAATCAGAATCAGCTGAGGGAACTGAATGATGAGATGAGGTCCTGGCTGGATGTTGCTGATGATGACATAGCATCACTCCGCTCTGAGAACACCACACTCAGAAAACAAGTGAAAGA GCTGGAGAAAGTCATTTTTGAAGCACAGCAGGTTGAAGCAGAGCCCTGTGAGTTCCTGACGGCTAGAGACCTAGCTGAAAAAAGATTCAGTGTAAAAGAGATCCAAGATTTG GAAAGGAAATCAAACACCACGAAAGAAGAAAATAAGATGCTAACAGTCCTG GTAAGGAACTTGGAGGAAGAGAGAGAAGAAGACAAGATGACTCTGAGCAACCTCAGGGCCTCATTTCAGAGCATGCAG AAAGACCTGCAGATAAAGCATCTGGAGGAAACCATGGAGGAATATACTGACATCATCAAG GATCTCAGAACGACGAAGCAGGAGCTGAGCAAGCAGCTGGAGGACAGACTGGACGAGGCCTCGTT CCCTGTTCTGGCTGAGGTGATGGGAGAAGACGAGGGGTTAGTCAGTTCTCATCTGTCCTTGGCAGAAGAAATCCAGCTGCTGGTCTCATCTGCTGAGATGAACCCCAGCAGGTCCAGCTTCACAGATCTCACTCTGGTGGCTTCTGATGAGGAG GAGAAGAACGGAGTTCTGCTGGATTCTCCCAAAGCTGACCTCAGTACTGAAAG AGAGGAAGGACTTGCTGACGCCTCGAAGACCAACATCCACGGATCAAGTCTGTTCAAGCTGTGCATCTTCACTCTTTCCTTTTTGGTCTCTGCGGTTTTGGGATGCGTCGCAGGAAACTTGTTTTCCAGTAACATTTTGCAGAGTGGTTCCCAGCTCATGTTAGAGCCCTACATCAGCGTCCAGTACAACGCCTTACCTCCCGTTTGA
- the LOC107377296 gene encoding myosin heavy chain, embryonic smooth muscle isoform isoform X1 produces MKHQCLLEFFCIHMNFIPTWRKGYTSRMSSTEETISVKELQERIAELDYNQNQLRELNDEMRSWLDVADDDIASLRSENTTLRKQVKELEKVIFEAQQVEAEPCEFLTARDLAEKRFSVKEIQDLERKSNTTKEENKMLTVLVRNLEEEREEDKMTLSNLRASFQSMQMEMEETQLAVQHRDEVIQQKDLQIKHLEETMEEYTDIIKDLRTTKQELSKQLEDRLDEASFPVLAEVMGEDEGLVSSHLSLAEEIQLLVSSAEMNPSRSSFTDLTLVASDEEEKNGVLLDSPKADLSTEREEGLADASKTNIHGSSLFKLCIFTLSFLVSAVLGCVAGNLFSSNILQSGSQLMLEPYISVQYNALPPV; encoded by the exons ATGAAACATCAATgccttttagagtttttttgtatTCATATGAACTTTATCCCTACTTGGAGAAAG GGGTACACCAGCAGGATGAGTTCCACAGAGGAAACTAT ATCAGTAAAGGAGCTGCAGGAGAGAATAGCAGAGTTGGACTACAATCAGAATCAGCTGAGGGAACTGAATGATGAGATGAGGTCCTGGCTGGATGTTGCTGATGATGACATAGCATCACTCCGCTCTGAGAACACCACACTCAGAAAACAAGTGAAAGA GCTGGAGAAAGTCATTTTTGAAGCACAGCAGGTTGAAGCAGAGCCCTGTGAGTTCCTGACGGCTAGAGACCTAGCTGAAAAAAGATTCAGTGTAAAAGAGATCCAAGATTTG GAAAGGAAATCAAACACCACGAAAGAAGAAAATAAGATGCTAACAGTCCTG GTAAGGAACTTGGAGGAAGAGAGAGAAGAAGACAAGATGACTCTGAGCAACCTCAGGGCCTCATTTCAGAGCATGCAG ATGGAAATGGAGGAAACTCAGTTAGCAGTGCAGCATAGGGATGAGGTTATTCAGCAG AAAGACCTGCAGATAAAGCATCTGGAGGAAACCATGGAGGAATATACTGACATCATCAAG GATCTCAGAACGACGAAGCAGGAGCTGAGCAAGCAGCTGGAGGACAGACTGGACGAGGCCTCGTT CCCTGTTCTGGCTGAGGTGATGGGAGAAGACGAGGGGTTAGTCAGTTCTCATCTGTCCTTGGCAGAAGAAATCCAGCTGCTGGTCTCATCTGCTGAGATGAACCCCAGCAGGTCCAGCTTCACAGATCTCACTCTGGTGGCTTCTGATGAGGAG GAGAAGAACGGAGTTCTGCTGGATTCTCCCAAAGCTGACCTCAGTACTGAAAG AGAGGAAGGACTTGCTGACGCCTCGAAGACCAACATCCACGGATCAAGTCTGTTCAAGCTGTGCATCTTCACTCTTTCCTTTTTGGTCTCTGCGGTTTTGGGATGCGTCGCAGGAAACTTGTTTTCCAGTAACATTTTGCAGAGTGGTTCCCAGCTCATGTTAGAGCCCTACATCAGCGTCCAGTACAACGCCTTACCTCCCGTTTGA
- the LOC107377296 gene encoding myosin heavy chain, embryonic smooth muscle isoform isoform X3, producing MLGYTSRMSSTEETISVKELQERIAELDYNQNQLRELNDEMRSWLDVADDDIASLRSENTTLRKQVKELEKVIFEAQQVEAEPCEFLTARDLAEKRFSVKEIQDLERKSNTTKEENKMLTVLVRNLEEEREEDKMTLSNLRASFQSMQMEMEETQLAVQHRDEVIQQKDLQIKHLEETMEEYTDIIKDLRTTKQELSKQLEDRLDEASFPVLAEVMGEDEGLVSSHLSLAEEIQLLVSSAEMNPSRSSFTDLTLVASDEEEKNGVLLDSPKADLSTEREEGLADASKTNIHGSSLFKLCIFTLSFLVSAVLGCVAGNLFSSNILQSGSQLMLEPYISVQYNALPPV from the exons ATGTTG GGGTACACCAGCAGGATGAGTTCCACAGAGGAAACTAT ATCAGTAAAGGAGCTGCAGGAGAGAATAGCAGAGTTGGACTACAATCAGAATCAGCTGAGGGAACTGAATGATGAGATGAGGTCCTGGCTGGATGTTGCTGATGATGACATAGCATCACTCCGCTCTGAGAACACCACACTCAGAAAACAAGTGAAAGA GCTGGAGAAAGTCATTTTTGAAGCACAGCAGGTTGAAGCAGAGCCCTGTGAGTTCCTGACGGCTAGAGACCTAGCTGAAAAAAGATTCAGTGTAAAAGAGATCCAAGATTTG GAAAGGAAATCAAACACCACGAAAGAAGAAAATAAGATGCTAACAGTCCTG GTAAGGAACTTGGAGGAAGAGAGAGAAGAAGACAAGATGACTCTGAGCAACCTCAGGGCCTCATTTCAGAGCATGCAG ATGGAAATGGAGGAAACTCAGTTAGCAGTGCAGCATAGGGATGAGGTTATTCAGCAG AAAGACCTGCAGATAAAGCATCTGGAGGAAACCATGGAGGAATATACTGACATCATCAAG GATCTCAGAACGACGAAGCAGGAGCTGAGCAAGCAGCTGGAGGACAGACTGGACGAGGCCTCGTT CCCTGTTCTGGCTGAGGTGATGGGAGAAGACGAGGGGTTAGTCAGTTCTCATCTGTCCTTGGCAGAAGAAATCCAGCTGCTGGTCTCATCTGCTGAGATGAACCCCAGCAGGTCCAGCTTCACAGATCTCACTCTGGTGGCTTCTGATGAGGAG GAGAAGAACGGAGTTCTGCTGGATTCTCCCAAAGCTGACCTCAGTACTGAAAG AGAGGAAGGACTTGCTGACGCCTCGAAGACCAACATCCACGGATCAAGTCTGTTCAAGCTGTGCATCTTCACTCTTTCCTTTTTGGTCTCTGCGGTTTTGGGATGCGTCGCAGGAAACTTGTTTTCCAGTAACATTTTGCAGAGTGGTTCCCAGCTCATGTTAGAGCCCTACATCAGCGTCCAGTACAACGCCTTACCTCCCGTTTGA
- the LOC107377278 gene encoding sodium/potassium/calcium exchanger 3 produces the protein MKAGRRPRRTRLLPRVSIGGAGLLAAAFILYFSHVTDSHPQAVGHVPSLSKRELVLQKEENQTGSAINEFPKDIFTLDQRRQGAVLFHILFAIYMFHALAIVCDVYFVPSLEKVSENLNLSQDVAGATFMAAGSSAPELFTSLIGVFITKGDVGVGTIVGSAVFNILVIIGLCGIFAGQPISLSWWPLFRDAVFYILSILVLILVIYDEKVLWWETIILISMYGIYIIIMKFNRSLCCLVERYCRVDGQPCLSGLRRTTAVGDAVDCENDMVPLKPDSCVVAGQDSTVGMVDELLNLQPHQLTFSERQRLIRAQVSPEEGAASGEHVLAPSGTLGRENGTTAEGERRPQEGKEETGKESGGETGASSQPKELEEEEEEEKEEGDEENTPFNPFILPAGLWVRLKWLLSWPVSFLLHCTIPDCNQPRWERWYLLTFLSSTLWIALFSYLMVWMVTIISYTFGIPDVIMGITFLAAGTSVPDCIASLIVAQQGMGDMAVSNSIGSNIFDVLLGLGFPWALRTLIVSYGSVVTINSKGLVYSVILLLASVTLTVLCVHLNRWRLDRRLGLCLLLLYSIFLLCSIGFEKL, from the exons ATGAAGGCTGGGAGGAGACCGAGGCGGACGCGGCTCCTTCCCCGGGTCTCCATCGGTGGAGCGGGGCTGCTCGCTGCTGCCTTCATCCTTTACTTCAGTCATGTCACAG ACTCCCATCCCCAAGCTGTGGGTCATGTCCCATCTTTATCCAAGAGAGAGCTCGTCCTGCAAAAAGAGGAAAACCAAACTGGATCTG CCATAAACGAGTTTCCAAAGGACATCTTTACTCTGGATCAGAGGAGGCAGGGGGCTGTGCTGTTTCACATCCTCTTT GCTATCTACATGTTTCACGCACTGGCCATAGTGTGTGATGTTTACTTTGTGCCATCGCTGGAAAAAGTATCAGAG AACCTTAATCTCAGTCAGGATGTTGCCGGGGCAACCTTCATGGCAGCTGGAAGCTCAGCCCCGGAGCTCTTCACCTCTCTGATTG GGGTGTTCATCACAAAGGGGGACGTCGGTGTGGGAACTATTGTGGGATCAGCTGTTTTTAACATCCTCGTCATCATCGGCCTCTGTGGCATCTTTGCAGGACAG CCCATCTCTCTGAGCTGGTGGCCTTTGTTCCGTGATGCTGTTTTCTACATCCTCTCCATATTGGTGCTTATTCTG GTCATCTATGACGAAAAGGTCTTGTG GTGGGAGACCATCATCCTGATTTCCATGTATGGGATTTACATCATCATCATGAA GTTCAACAGATCTCTGTGCTGCCTGGTGGAGAGGTACTGCAGAGTGGACGGCCAGCCGTGCCTGAGCGGTCTGAGACGGACAACCGCCGTCGGGGACGCGGTGGACTGTGAAAACGACATGGTGCCACTGAAGCCAG ACTCTTGTGTTGTGGCCGGTCAGGACTCTACTGTGGGGATGGTAGATGAGCTACTGAACCTGCAGCCCCACCAGCTCACCTTCTCAGAG AGGCAGAGGCTGATTCGAGCCCAGGTGAGCCCAGAGGAGGGGGCAGCATCAGGGGAGCATGTTTTGGCTCCAAGTGGAACTTTAGGAAGAGAGAACGGGACGACGGCTGAGGGAGAGAGGCGCCCACAGGAGGGAAAGGAGGAGACCGGGAAAGAATCGGGAGGAGAGACCGGCGCGAGTTCACAGCCTAAAGagctggaagaggaggaggaggaagaaaaggagGAAGGAGACGAGGAGAACACGCCATTCAACCCTTTCATCCTGCCAG CTGGTCTGTGGGTACGACTGAAGTGGCTGCTGTCCTGGCCCGTGAGCTTCCTGCTCCACTGCACCATCCCTGATTGTAACCAGCCACGTTGGGAGCGCTGGTACCTGCTCACCTTCCTGTCCTCCACACTCTGGATAGCCCTCTTCTCCTACCTCATGGTCTGGATG GTGACTATAATCAGCTACACCTTCGGGATCCCAGATGTCATCATGGGCATCACCTTTCTGGCAGCTGGTACCAGTGTGCCCGACTGTATTGCCAGTCTCATCGTCGCCCAGCaag GAATGGGCGACATGGCCGTGTCCAACTCCATCGGCAGTAATATCTTTGATGTGCTGCTAGGCCTGGGCTTCCCCTGGGCGCTGAGGACTCTGATCGTCAGCTATGGATCAGTG GTGACAATCAACAGCAAAGGTCTGGTTTACTCTGTGATTCTGCTGCTGGCCTCGGTCACACTTACT GTTCTGTGTGTTCATCTGAACCGCTGGAGATTGGACCGCAGACTGGGCCTCTGTCTCTTGCTGCTCTACTCCATCTTCCTTCTCTGCTCCATCGGCTTTGAAAAGCtttag
- the zdhhc24 gene encoding probable palmitoyltransferase ZDHHC24, protein MTSFASTVFCRTQRVCQHLPVFLNTFLVFSITGEVSYLVLVEAPLEAEPKKKEWTACWKVVHLLAQYFMLGNICWNALLFLKTNPSIKGVFLGGDGLGQGWRYCYTCETHTPPRCSHCYDCKVCVLRRDHHCVFFGQCVGFHNYRYFLSCLLFMWSGLLYAVVMNAEVFIVILKEGVTLHSVLLLLIPWIMLVSGKVSARAFAFAFIADTCVVGLLLVSAFFFFHLFLMFRGQTTREWYSSRRPYSLGLLGNLRHMLGVRWYLCWLSPLIPSPLPGDGINFQVTGSLEPSQ, encoded by the exons ATGACGAGCTTTGCCAGCACCGTGTTCTGCAGAACTCAAAGGGTTTGTCAACACCTGCCAGTGTTTCTTAACACCTTCCTGGTTTTCTCCATTACTGGCGAGGTGAGTTACCTGGTGCTGGTCGAGGCTCCCCTGGAGGCGGAGCCGAAGAAAAAGGAGTGGACCGCCTGTTGGAAGGTGGTCCACTTGCTGGCCCAGTACTTCATGCTGGGGAACATCTGCTGGAACGCCCTCCTCTTCCTGAAAACGAACCCCAGCATTAAAGGGGTGTTCTTGGGAGGAGATGGCTTGGGACAGGGGTGGAG GTACTGTTACACGTGTGAGACACACACTCCCCCTCGCTGCTCCCACTGCTACGACTGCAAGGTGTGTGTGCTTCGCAGGGACCACCACTGCGTCTTTTTTGGCCAGTGTGTCGGCTTCCACAATTACCGCTACTTCCTGAGTTGCTTGCTGTTCATGTGGTCGGGTCTCCTCTACGCCGTGGTGATGAACGCAGAGGTCTTCATCGTCATCCTGAAAGAGGGCGTGACGTTGCACAGCGTCCTGCTGCTGCTCATACCCTGGATCATGCTTGTTTCAG GCAAGGTGTCAGCCCGCGCCTTTGCCTTCGCCTTCATCGCTGACACGTGTGTGGTGGGTCTCCTGCTAGTGTCTGCATTCTTCTTCTTCCATCTATTCCTGATGTTTCGCGGTCAGACCACCAGAGAGTGGTACTCATCTCGCCGTCCCTACAGCCTGGGGCTCCTTGGTAATCTGCGTCACATGCTGGGAGTTCGCTGGTACCTTTGCTGGCTCTCCCCACTCATCCCATCCCCACTGCCTGgagatgggataaacttccaggtCACAGGATCACTGGAGCCATCCCAGTGA
- the LOC107377296 gene encoding myosin heavy chain, embryonic smooth muscle isoform isoform X4 translates to MSSTEETISVKELQERIAELDYNQNQLRELNDEMRSWLDVADDDIASLRSENTTLRKQVKELEKVIFEAQQVEAEPCEFLTARDLAEKRFSVKEIQDLERKSNTTKEENKMLTVLVRNLEEEREEDKMTLSNLRASFQSMQMEMEETQLAVQHRDEVIQQKDLQIKHLEETMEEYTDIIKDLRTTKQELSKQLEDRLDEASFPVLAEVMGEDEGLVSSHLSLAEEIQLLVSSAEMNPSRSSFTDLTLVASDEEEKNGVLLDSPKADLSTEREEGLADASKTNIHGSSLFKLCIFTLSFLVSAVLGCVAGNLFSSNILQSGSQLMLEPYISVQYNALPPV, encoded by the exons ATGAGTTCCACAGAGGAAACTAT ATCAGTAAAGGAGCTGCAGGAGAGAATAGCAGAGTTGGACTACAATCAGAATCAGCTGAGGGAACTGAATGATGAGATGAGGTCCTGGCTGGATGTTGCTGATGATGACATAGCATCACTCCGCTCTGAGAACACCACACTCAGAAAACAAGTGAAAGA GCTGGAGAAAGTCATTTTTGAAGCACAGCAGGTTGAAGCAGAGCCCTGTGAGTTCCTGACGGCTAGAGACCTAGCTGAAAAAAGATTCAGTGTAAAAGAGATCCAAGATTTG GAAAGGAAATCAAACACCACGAAAGAAGAAAATAAGATGCTAACAGTCCTG GTAAGGAACTTGGAGGAAGAGAGAGAAGAAGACAAGATGACTCTGAGCAACCTCAGGGCCTCATTTCAGAGCATGCAG ATGGAAATGGAGGAAACTCAGTTAGCAGTGCAGCATAGGGATGAGGTTATTCAGCAG AAAGACCTGCAGATAAAGCATCTGGAGGAAACCATGGAGGAATATACTGACATCATCAAG GATCTCAGAACGACGAAGCAGGAGCTGAGCAAGCAGCTGGAGGACAGACTGGACGAGGCCTCGTT CCCTGTTCTGGCTGAGGTGATGGGAGAAGACGAGGGGTTAGTCAGTTCTCATCTGTCCTTGGCAGAAGAAATCCAGCTGCTGGTCTCATCTGCTGAGATGAACCCCAGCAGGTCCAGCTTCACAGATCTCACTCTGGTGGCTTCTGATGAGGAG GAGAAGAACGGAGTTCTGCTGGATTCTCCCAAAGCTGACCTCAGTACTGAAAG AGAGGAAGGACTTGCTGACGCCTCGAAGACCAACATCCACGGATCAAGTCTGTTCAAGCTGTGCATCTTCACTCTTTCCTTTTTGGTCTCTGCGGTTTTGGGATGCGTCGCAGGAAACTTGTTTTCCAGTAACATTTTGCAGAGTGGTTCCCAGCTCATGTTAGAGCCCTACATCAGCGTCCAGTACAACGCCTTACCTCCCGTTTGA